The following are encoded in a window of Cycloclasticus pugetii PS-1 genomic DNA:
- a CDS encoding PilT/PilU family type 4a pilus ATPase yields the protein MDFDALLQLVVHKKASDLFITSGWAPTIKVNGALQQVSKTRLSASQSLDIVKSIMTDDQKKEFEETKECQFAIQRPDIGRFRVSAFIQKDDAGMVLRRIETTIPTSEELNLPPILDELAMTKRGLIIFVGATGTGKSTSLAAMVGYRNRNSSGHIITIEDPVEYVHEHAGCVITQREVGIDTESYEVALKNTLRQAPDVILIGEIRSRETMEHAMTFAETGHLCLSTLHANNANQALDRIIHFFPEEAHKQLFMDLSLNLKAMIAQQLVPTIDGKGRKAVIEIMLNTPLASDFIRKGDIHKLKELMKNSTEQGMQTFDQALYGFYASGDISYENAINYADSSNEVRLMIKLGDAKAKNPDDDNDSGMELIDNYDG from the coding sequence ATGGATTTTGATGCACTTTTACAACTCGTTGTTCATAAAAAAGCATCTGACTTATTTATTACATCTGGTTGGGCTCCCACCATTAAGGTCAATGGAGCGCTACAGCAAGTATCAAAAACACGCTTAAGCGCTAGCCAGTCTTTAGACATCGTAAAAAGCATCATGACCGATGATCAGAAAAAAGAGTTTGAAGAGACCAAAGAGTGCCAATTTGCCATTCAACGCCCAGATATTGGCCGTTTTCGTGTCAGCGCATTTATACAAAAAGACGATGCTGGCATGGTCTTACGTCGAATCGAAACCACCATCCCAACCTCTGAAGAACTCAACCTTCCACCAATTTTAGACGAATTGGCAATGACAAAACGCGGGCTCATTATCTTCGTGGGCGCAACCGGCACCGGTAAATCAACGTCCTTAGCTGCGATGGTTGGCTACCGTAATAGAAACAGTTCCGGCCATATCATCACCATTGAAGACCCTGTTGAGTATGTGCATGAACACGCGGGGTGTGTCATTACGCAACGCGAAGTAGGCATAGATACCGAATCGTATGAAGTTGCGCTTAAAAACACGTTGCGTCAAGCACCCGATGTCATCCTAATTGGTGAGATTCGTAGTCGCGAAACCATGGAGCACGCTATGACCTTCGCTGAAACGGGGCATTTATGCCTGTCCACTTTGCACGCTAATAACGCCAACCAAGCACTTGATCGTATTATTCATTTCTTCCCTGAAGAAGCGCACAAGCAATTATTTATGGATTTATCGCTCAACCTAAAGGCCATGATCGCGCAGCAACTTGTACCCACCATCGATGGCAAAGGCAGAAAAGCAGTGATTGAAATTATGCTTAACACACCGTTAGCCTCAGACTTCATCAGAAAAGGTGATATTCATAAACTAAAAGAGCTGATGAAAAACTCTACCGAACAAGGCATGCAAACGTTTGACCAGGCACTGTACGGCTTCTATGCCAGCGGCGACATCAGCTACGAAAACGCCATTAATTACGCCGACTCTAGCAACGAGGTACGCTTAATGATCAAGCTGGGTGATGCAAAAGCTAAAAACCCCGATGATGATAACGACAGTGGTATGGAGTTGATTGATAATTATGATGGGTGA
- a CDS encoding type IV pilus twitching motility protein PilT, translated as MDISDLLAFSTKNNASDLHLSAGLPPMIRVDGDIRRINMPELEHKEVHAMIYDIMNDKQRRDFEEFLEVDFSFELPGTARFRVNAFNQDRGAAAVFRTIPVDILTLEDLNCPQSFKEIINVPRGIVLVTGPTGSGKSTTLAALMDYKNDNVYEHILTIEDPIEFVHKSKKCLINQREVHKHTHGFSEALRVALREDPDIILVGEMRDLETIRLALTAAETGHLVFGTLHTSSAAKTIDRIIDVFPEGEKGMVRSMLSESLRAVIAQTLMKKIGGGRIAAWEIMTGTAAIRNLIREDKIAQMYSTIQTSRKDGMQTLDQHLTELVQAGVITRQDARMKAADKKAFS; from the coding sequence ATGGATATTTCAGATTTATTAGCCTTTAGCACCAAAAATAACGCCTCTGACTTACACCTTTCAGCTGGTTTACCTCCTATGATTCGAGTAGATGGCGACATTCGACGAATCAATATGCCTGAGCTTGAGCATAAAGAAGTTCATGCAATGATTTATGACATCATGAACGATAAACAGCGCCGTGACTTTGAAGAGTTTCTTGAAGTCGATTTTTCCTTCGAGTTGCCCGGCACCGCTCGCTTCCGTGTTAATGCCTTTAATCAAGACCGCGGAGCTGCTGCTGTATTTAGAACTATTCCCGTTGATATTCTTACCCTAGAAGACTTAAATTGCCCCCAATCTTTTAAAGAAATCATCAATGTTCCTCGTGGCATTGTGCTGGTAACAGGGCCAACAGGGTCAGGAAAATCGACCACACTAGCGGCTTTGATGGATTATAAAAACGATAATGTATACGAACACATTCTCACCATTGAAGACCCTATCGAATTCGTACATAAAAGTAAAAAATGCCTTATTAATCAACGTGAGGTACACAAGCATACACATGGGTTTAGTGAAGCCTTACGTGTTGCGCTTCGTGAAGACCCCGACATTATTCTAGTCGGCGAAATGCGAGATCTTGAAACCATTCGCCTTGCGTTAACCGCGGCAGAAACAGGCCACTTGGTCTTCGGTACTTTACACACCAGCTCTGCTGCCAAAACCATTGACCGTATTATTGATGTATTCCCCGAGGGTGAAAAAGGCATGGTTCGCTCCATGTTATCCGAGTCACTTCGTGCTGTTATTGCACAAACCTTAATGAAAAAAATTGGTGGTGGACGAATTGCCGCATGGGAAATCATGACCGGCACTGCGGCTATCCGAAACCTCATTCGAGAAGATAAAATTGCACAAATGTATTCCACCATACAAACCAGTCGTAAAGATGGTATGCAAACCCTCGATCAACACTTAACAGAGCTTGTTCAAGCCGGTGTCATTACAAGACAAGATGCCCGAATGAAAGCCGCCGACAAAAAAGCATTTAGCTAG
- a CDS encoding YggS family pyridoxal phosphate-dependent enzyme, translated as MLPLLQRYYTQQALIADLEQTHCSSVKLLAVSKTRPACDVAVLYSAGQRDFGENYLQDALKKQQVLAHLDISWHFIGPIQSNKTRDIARYFSWVHSVDRLKIATRLNQQRPAYLPPLNICLQVNVDEEETKSGFYLDELLDVIEPILSLENIRLRGLMAIPKVDKPIAEQHASFRKMAQAKKEIEQTFDISLDTLSMGMSGDLQVAVAEGATMVRVGTAIFGERLKNTV; from the coding sequence ATGCTTCCTTTATTACAACGATACTATACACAACAGGCGCTGATTGCAGATTTAGAGCAAACGCATTGTTCATCGGTTAAATTATTAGCAGTTAGTAAAACTCGCCCTGCGTGTGATGTGGCAGTGCTGTACAGTGCTGGGCAGCGTGATTTTGGTGAAAACTATTTACAGGATGCGCTGAAAAAACAACAGGTATTAGCGCATTTAGATATTTCATGGCACTTTATTGGGCCTATTCAGTCAAATAAAACTCGCGACATTGCGCGCTATTTTAGCTGGGTACACAGTGTAGACCGGTTAAAAATAGCGACTCGTTTAAATCAGCAGCGACCGGCTTATCTGCCACCGCTTAATATTTGTTTGCAAGTTAATGTTGATGAAGAAGAAACCAAGTCAGGCTTTTATTTAGATGAGTTGTTAGACGTTATTGAACCAATATTATCATTGGAAAACATTCGGTTACGAGGGCTTATGGCTATTCCCAAAGTAGATAAGCCGATAGCTGAGCAGCACGCATCGTTTAGGAAAATGGCACAGGCAAAAAAAGAAATTGAGCAAACATTTGATATTAGCTTGGATACGCTTTCGATGGGAATGAGCGGCGATTTACAGGTGGCCGTTGCAGAAGGAGCAACAATGGTGAGAGTAGGCACCGCTATTTTTGGCGAAAGACTAAAAAATACGGTTTAA
- the proC gene encoding pyrroline-5-carboxylate reductase, giving the protein MNTKQIGFIGGGNMASSLIGGLVSNGYPADKLTVVDLDSEKLSYLNQTFGVNTLQDSKELATKADVLVLAIKPQHMQSVAQDLGQAIQDKSPVVVSIAAGIRVEALDRWLGGHLPIVRCMPNTPALVKTGATGLYANAQVTENQKDLVESLLRAVGVTVWVEEEHELDAVTALSGSGPAYFFMIMEALEAAGIKAGLNQKTAQLLTQETALGAAKMALESTEPASVLRQRVTSPGGTTERAIGILEEQGLRDILQAALLGAKERSIELSDELGNN; this is encoded by the coding sequence ATGAATACAAAACAGATTGGATTTATTGGCGGTGGCAATATGGCCAGCAGCTTAATTGGTGGGCTTGTTAGTAATGGTTACCCAGCCGATAAGCTAACCGTTGTTGACCTAGATAGTGAAAAACTGAGCTATTTAAACCAAACATTTGGGGTTAATACCTTACAAGACAGCAAAGAGCTAGCCACTAAAGCAGATGTTTTGGTATTAGCAATAAAACCCCAACATATGCAATCGGTTGCACAAGATTTAGGGCAGGCGATACAGGATAAATCCCCTGTTGTGGTATCTATTGCAGCCGGTATCCGAGTGGAGGCTCTTGATCGTTGGTTAGGTGGCCATTTACCGATTGTTCGTTGTATGCCTAATACGCCAGCGCTGGTTAAAACAGGGGCGACAGGGCTTTATGCAAATGCTCAAGTGACGGAAAACCAAAAAGACTTGGTGGAATCCCTGTTACGTGCAGTTGGAGTGACTGTGTGGGTGGAAGAGGAGCATGAGCTGGATGCGGTGACAGCCTTGTCAGGTAGTGGGCCAGCCTACTTTTTTATGATCATGGAAGCGTTGGAGGCGGCAGGAATAAAGGCGGGTTTGAACCAAAAAACAGCGCAATTATTAACACAAGAAACAGCTCTAGGTGCGGCAAAAATGGCGCTAGAGTCGACTGAGCCAGCAAGTGTATTACGTCAACGCGTGACCTCACCCGGAGGCACAACGGAGCGTGCTATAGGTATTTTGGAAGAGCAGGGGCTAAGGGATATTTTGCAGGCTGCGCTGTTGGGAGCAAAAGAACGCTCAATCGAGTTATCTGACGAATTGGGAAATAACTGA
- a CDS encoding YggT family protein has translation MPEGYLSNPLMLIINSLVGAYIFVLVLRVLLQYTNADSRNPVSSFIIRATQVPLKVLKPIFPTVKGLNLSAIVLMLVLQMLIGFLAMRGQPNVWVVFIWSLTELISTIINVFIYSIFATVILSWINPGAHNPVVSLLYKITEPVLTPFQRLIPPMGGIDFSPIAALLALQVLKMLLLPPLFALI, from the coding sequence ATGCCAGAAGGATATTTGTCAAACCCATTGATGCTGATTATAAATTCGTTGGTAGGTGCGTATATTTTCGTGTTAGTACTTAGGGTGCTACTGCAATATACAAATGCGGACTCAAGAAACCCGGTGTCGAGCTTTATTATTAGAGCAACACAGGTACCGCTGAAAGTACTAAAGCCGATTTTCCCTACCGTTAAAGGGCTTAACCTATCGGCTATTGTGTTGATGTTGGTTTTGCAGATGCTAATAGGCTTTTTAGCCATGAGAGGGCAACCGAATGTTTGGGTGGTTTTTATTTGGAGTTTGACAGAACTTATTAGCACCATTATTAATGTTTTTATTTATAGTATTTTCGCAACCGTTATTTTAAGTTGGATAAACCCGGGTGCCCATAATCCGGTGGTCAGCTTGCTATATAAAATAACAGAGCCCGTATTGACGCCTTTCCAGCGCTTGATTCCACCAATGGGTGGTATCGATTTTAGCCCGATAGCGGCCTTGTTAGCGCTGCAGGTATTAAAAATGTTACTACTACCACCGCTTTTTGCTTTGATATAG
- a CDS encoding dynamin family protein: protein MNLDAQLRSYDLWKQSMTDSIKVYQHWLDAMSLTDTETELMLIKNLRLIEKDTITIAFAAEFSRGKTELINALFFSSAGIRLLPSSPGRTTMCPTELFYDRKAAPYLRLLDIETRANDTSIEDYKRDPKHWVHIELDDDSPEKMQDSFLQLLKTKTVSAAHAKELGLATEEVEGEVTIPAWRHALVSFPHPILEKGLTVLDTPGLNALGSEPELTLSMLPNAQAMIFVLAADTGVTQSDMAMWKQYVQGYSNKHPHSLAVVLNKIDTLSDELMSDDEWTQSIHKQTLETAGLLNLEEQVIFPLSAKQGLIGNIKKNQQMISASGIQGLEIFLSDRILSSQKEILQHKVISDVVDSMKLANSVLTSRLQHVVNHTNELNGFYSKSEEATAELLLETRKEQTAYKQNLAHLKTSRHIFYTQIADLLEVVNPKRVSYLIDEGREQMSKSWTSVGIRQGMKSSFEGLNSLLNETLSTTQASIKLLDAIYKRFKDEHNLDVEQAARFDIKVYQQRLDKLLRDGLEFSSSSEAALTEQNTLTKRFVNTVGAQAISIFEQAQADINRWKSMALANLIREVSEQKKLMESKLDSLRSVSAGKNELDDKIANNKILETEIKERQAQLLHMMDQINISAESLEVEKSVRQEAI from the coding sequence ATGAACCTTGATGCACAACTTCGCAGTTATGACCTATGGAAGCAGTCAATGACTGACTCTATAAAGGTTTATCAGCATTGGTTAGATGCGATGAGTCTTACGGATACAGAGACAGAGTTGATGTTGATTAAAAATTTGCGATTGATAGAAAAAGATACGATTACTATCGCTTTTGCAGCTGAGTTCTCGCGAGGCAAAACAGAGTTAATTAATGCATTATTTTTCTCGTCTGCGGGGATACGTTTATTACCATCGAGTCCAGGCCGGACAACAATGTGCCCGACGGAGCTTTTTTATGACCGCAAAGCGGCGCCTTATCTTAGGTTGTTAGATATTGAAACGCGTGCCAACGACACCTCGATAGAAGATTACAAAAGAGACCCAAAACACTGGGTGCATATTGAGCTTGACGACGATTCACCTGAAAAAATGCAAGATAGTTTTTTGCAGTTATTAAAAACAAAAACGGTGTCAGCAGCACATGCAAAAGAGCTAGGACTGGCCACTGAAGAGGTTGAAGGTGAGGTGACGATTCCTGCTTGGCGTCATGCGTTGGTGAGTTTTCCGCATCCGATATTAGAAAAAGGGTTAACCGTGCTCGATACCCCCGGTCTCAATGCATTAGGCAGCGAGCCAGAGCTAACCTTAAGTATGTTACCGAATGCTCAAGCAATGATTTTTGTTTTAGCTGCGGACACGGGTGTGACACAAAGTGATATGGCGATGTGGAAACAATATGTTCAAGGGTATAGTAATAAGCATCCACATAGTTTGGCGGTGGTGCTGAATAAAATTGATACGTTAAGCGATGAATTAATGAGCGATGATGAATGGACTCAGTCGATTCATAAGCAAACATTGGAAACGGCAGGTTTATTAAATCTAGAAGAGCAAGTCATTTTTCCCCTATCAGCCAAACAGGGGCTGATAGGCAATATTAAAAAAAACCAACAGATGATTTCAGCAAGCGGCATACAAGGCTTGGAAATCTTTCTGTCAGATAGAATACTCAGCTCACAAAAAGAGATTCTTCAGCATAAGGTCATTAGTGATGTTGTCGACAGCATGAAGTTAGCAAACAGTGTACTCACCAGCCGATTACAGCATGTTGTGAACCATACCAATGAGCTGAACGGGTTTTATAGTAAGAGTGAAGAAGCAACGGCGGAATTATTATTAGAAACGCGAAAAGAGCAAACGGCTTATAAGCAAAACTTAGCGCACCTAAAAACCAGCCGGCATATTTTTTATACGCAAATAGCGGACTTATTAGAAGTGGTTAACCCAAAACGTGTGTCGTATCTTATTGATGAAGGACGCGAGCAAATGAGTAAAAGCTGGACCAGTGTTGGTATTCGTCAAGGTATGAAAAGTAGTTTTGAAGGGTTAAATTCGCTGTTGAACGAAACACTGAGTACCACACAAGCGAGTATTAAATTACTGGATGCTATCTATAAGCGTTTTAAAGATGAGCATAACCTCGATGTGGAGCAAGCAGCGCGATTTGATATTAAGGTCTATCAACAGCGATTGGATAAATTGCTTCGAGATGGCTTAGAGTTTAGTAGTAGTTCGGAGGCTGCGTTAACCGAACAAAATACACTTACAAAACGTTTCGTTAATACCGTTGGAGCGCAGGCGATATCAATCTTTGAACAAGCGCAAGCTGATATTAATCGCTGGAAGTCGATGGCGCTGGCTAATTTAATTAGGGAAGTAAGTGAGCAAAAAAAACTGATGGAAAGTAAGTTGGACAGCTTGCGAAGTGTATCGGCAGGAAAAAATGAGCTAGACGACAAGATTGCTAACAATAAAATATTAGAAACGGAGATAAAGGAACGACAAGCGCAGCTTTTGCATATGATGGATCAAATTAATATATCGGCAGAGAGCTTGGAGGTAGAAAAAAGCGTACGTCAGGAGGCTATTTAA
- the trmB gene encoding tRNA (guanosine(46)-N7)-methyltransferase TrmB, with amino-acid sequence MSNETNPNFLRRIRSFVKREGRLTPGQDSAIKTGWPLYGLDPALLIEPNSLFANNHPVTLEIGFGNGESLATMAENNPDRNFIGIEVHRPGVGHLLRIVLEKKLTNIRLFDTDAIEVLQHAIPDHSLDCVQLFFPDPWHKKRHHKRRIVQTSFLTLIHSKLKTGGRFHAATDWKNYAEHMMETLNAHPGFINSTEPNYAERPDSRPLTKFENRGLRLGHGVWDMIFITKTLK; translated from the coding sequence ATGAGCAACGAAACCAACCCCAACTTCTTACGCCGCATTCGCAGTTTTGTAAAACGTGAAGGCCGTTTGACGCCCGGACAAGACAGCGCCATTAAAACAGGCTGGCCATTATATGGCTTGGATCCGGCCCTTCTTATTGAGCCAAATTCACTGTTTGCTAATAACCACCCTGTAACACTAGAGATAGGCTTTGGTAATGGTGAAAGCTTAGCCACCATGGCTGAGAATAACCCAGACAGAAACTTTATCGGTATTGAAGTGCATAGGCCTGGTGTTGGGCATTTATTGCGCATCGTTTTAGAGAAGAAGCTGACTAATATTCGTCTTTTTGATACCGATGCTATTGAGGTACTTCAGCACGCTATTCCTGACCATAGTCTCGACTGCGTGCAGCTTTTTTTTCCCGACCCTTGGCACAAAAAAAGGCATCATAAACGCCGCATTGTTCAAACAAGTTTTTTAACCCTGATTCACTCTAAACTGAAAACAGGCGGGCGATTTCATGCTGCAACAGACTGGAAAAACTATGCCGAACACATGATGGAAACGTTAAACGCTCATCCAGGATTTATTAATTCAACTGAGCCAAATTATGCTGAACGTCCGGACTCTCGGCCATTAACGAAATTTGAAAACCGAGGCTTACGTTTAGGCCATGGCGTGTGGGATATGATTTTTATCACAAAGACCCTTAAATAG
- the thiS gene encoding sulfur carrier protein ThiS has protein sequence MNIQLNGENFSCDDKTTLEQLIKQMGLFGKRIAIELNEEIKPADQFNTIQLKEGDTVEVVQAIGGGQPDDLVIAGQSFSSRLLVGTGKYKDMAETQTAIEMSGAEIVTVAIRRTNIGQNPGEPNLLDVISPDKYTILPNTAGCYTAKDALRTCRLARELLGGHKLVKLEVLGDEKTLFPDITATLESADILVKEGFDVMVYTNDDPIIAKRLEEMGCVAVMPLAAPIGSGLGIRNPYNILTIIENAKVPIIVDAGVGTASDAAIGMELGCDGILMNTAIAHANNPVLMASSMKKAVQAGREAFLAGRMPRRRYASASSPLDGLI, from the coding sequence ATGAATATTCAACTTAACGGCGAAAATTTTAGCTGTGATGATAAAACAACCTTAGAGCAACTGATCAAACAAATGGGCCTGTTCGGCAAGCGTATTGCTATTGAACTGAATGAAGAAATAAAGCCCGCCGACCAGTTTAATACCATTCAACTTAAAGAAGGAGATACTGTGGAAGTCGTACAAGCCATTGGTGGCGGTCAACCCGATGACCTTGTTATTGCTGGCCAATCTTTTTCCTCTAGATTACTAGTGGGCACAGGCAAATATAAAGATATGGCAGAAACCCAGACGGCTATCGAAATGAGCGGCGCTGAGATCGTCACGGTAGCCATTCGCCGGACGAATATTGGTCAAAACCCTGGCGAGCCTAATTTACTCGATGTTATTTCCCCTGATAAATACACTATTTTACCCAATACAGCCGGTTGTTATACCGCTAAAGATGCTCTTAGAACATGCCGCCTTGCACGTGAACTATTAGGTGGGCATAAACTGGTCAAATTAGAAGTATTAGGCGACGAAAAAACCCTATTCCCTGATATTACTGCCACCTTAGAGTCTGCTGACATTCTCGTTAAGGAAGGTTTCGACGTAATGGTTTATACCAACGACGACCCTATTATTGCTAAACGGCTAGAGGAGATGGGCTGTGTAGCCGTTATGCCACTTGCCGCTCCAATCGGTTCAGGCTTGGGTATTCGTAACCCATACAATATTCTCACCATCATCGAAAATGCTAAGGTACCCATTATTGTTGATGCTGGCGTCGGTACCGCGTCTGATGCTGCCATTGGTATGGAATTGGGCTGCGATGGCATTCTAATGAACACAGCTATTGCCCACGCAAATAACCCTGTACTAATGGCATCGTCTATGAAAAAAGCCGTGCAGGCCGGACGTGAAGCCTTCTTGGCTGGTCGTATGCCTCGCCGCCGATATGCGTCGGCCTCCTCACCGTTGGATGGTTTAATTTAA
- a CDS encoding 3-deoxy-7-phosphoheptulonate synthase: MNLIQTDDTRILGMQKIISPEQLHKDLPITDTAAETTASTRNAIHKVLHGEDDRLLVVIGPCSIHDTKAALEYAARLKPYIDNLSDDLIIVMRVYFEKPRTTVGWKGLINDPNLDNSFDINKGVYTARELLLNLNSQGVSAATEYLDLITPQYVSDLIAWGAIGARTTESQTHRELSSGLSCPVGFKNGTDGTVKVAIDAIGAAIRPHHFLSVTKKGQSAIFQTAGNDDCHLILRGGKTPNYDADSVDAAAKELGKAGVNLHMMIDFSHANSSKQHERQMLVGKDVAKQIAGGDMRISGVMIESHLVAGRQDQVDGQELVYGQSITDACIDWDSSVQLLEELAAAVRSRRKSKLDSAND, translated from the coding sequence ATGAACTTAATTCAAACAGACGACACAAGAATTCTTGGTATGCAGAAAATTATTTCTCCTGAACAATTACACAAAGACTTGCCTATTACAGATACGGCTGCTGAAACTACCGCCTCAACCCGGAACGCTATTCATAAAGTATTGCATGGCGAAGATGATCGTTTACTGGTTGTTATTGGCCCATGCTCAATTCATGATACGAAAGCAGCACTCGAATATGCCGCCCGTTTAAAGCCTTACATTGATAATTTATCTGACGATCTGATCATCGTGATGCGAGTATATTTTGAAAAACCACGCACCACGGTTGGCTGGAAAGGACTAATTAACGACCCCAACCTTGATAATAGCTTTGACATCAACAAAGGTGTGTATACCGCACGCGAATTATTACTAAACCTTAATTCTCAAGGTGTCTCTGCTGCCACGGAGTATTTAGACCTAATCACGCCACAATACGTATCCGACCTGATCGCTTGGGGCGCTATCGGTGCGAGAACCACTGAAAGCCAGACGCATCGCGAGTTATCATCCGGCCTATCCTGCCCAGTCGGCTTTAAAAATGGCACTGATGGCACTGTTAAAGTAGCGATTGATGCAATTGGAGCAGCCATTCGCCCACATCACTTTTTATCGGTTACCAAAAAAGGCCAGTCGGCCATTTTTCAAACTGCTGGCAACGACGACTGTCACTTAATTTTACGCGGTGGCAAAACGCCGAATTATGATGCCGACAGTGTTGATGCTGCCGCTAAAGAGCTTGGGAAAGCCGGCGTTAACCTACACATGATGATTGACTTTAGCCATGCCAATAGCAGTAAACAACACGAACGCCAAATGCTTGTAGGTAAGGATGTGGCGAAACAAATAGCCGGTGGTGACATGCGTATTAGCGGCGTTATGATTGAAAGCCACTTAGTTGCTGGCCGCCAGGATCAAGTTGACGGCCAAGAACTAGTTTATGGCCAAAGCATTACCGATGCTTGTATTGACTGGGATAGCAGCGTGCAGTTGCTAGAAGAATTAGCGGCCGCTGTGCGTTCAAGACGCAAAAGCAAACTAGATAGTGCAAACGATTAA
- a CDS encoding HDOD domain-containing protein gives MEEGYEEYDEVFEKILANKSLLPVIPDAGLKILSALNHPKGNAKMFAKVIESDMGLSGFILKTSRSLRYLTRVPPKRVEQAVARMGLRETYHLSLSFLSKSIFHSSNKQIEGYIKKAYRFSTKVAVISYFLAGKTQNLAPGDAMLAGLFQDIGVPSILATLDEYPNILQNDLNRTKCIDVLAPRVGALIIKKWGLDEMLGVVESRKNWWLDKEQLGLAELVLIARVHATIGTPEFRACPPLLEIPAFQKLQLGELGPDNTLQILSESKNELAEIERLLAA, from the coding sequence ATGGAAGAGGGATATGAAGAATATGATGAGGTTTTTGAAAAAATTCTTGCGAATAAGTCTTTATTGCCCGTAATACCAGATGCTGGCCTGAAAATTTTATCAGCGTTAAATCACCCTAAGGGTAACGCTAAGATGTTTGCGAAGGTTATCGAAAGTGATATGGGCTTGTCTGGGTTTATTCTTAAAACTTCTCGCAGCTTAAGGTATTTAACTCGCGTCCCGCCGAAACGTGTTGAGCAAGCAGTGGCCCGAATGGGGCTGCGTGAAACCTATCATCTATCACTTAGTTTCTTGTCAAAATCTATTTTTCATTCGTCAAATAAGCAAATTGAAGGGTATATTAAAAAGGCTTATCGGTTTTCTACAAAGGTGGCTGTGATATCGTATTTTTTAGCCGGTAAAACACAAAACTTAGCGCCGGGCGATGCAATGTTGGCGGGCCTGTTTCAAGATATTGGTGTGCCCTCTATTTTAGCGACATTGGATGAATATCCGAATATTTTGCAAAATGACCTGAACAGAACAAAGTGTATTGATGTATTGGCGCCTAGGGTAGGTGCGCTGATCATAAAGAAATGGGGTTTAGACGAAATGCTGGGTGTTGTAGAAAGTCGGAAAAATTGGTGGTTAGATAAGGAACAGCTTGGTTTGGCGGAGTTGGTGTTGATTGCACGTGTGCATGCAACAATTGGCACACCTGAGTTTAGGGCGTGCCCACCGTTACTTGAAATACCTGCGTTTCAAAAGCTTCAACTAGGGGAGCTTGGCCCCGACAACACATTGCAAATACTCAGTGAATCAAAAAATGAATTGGCTGAAATAGAACGCTTGTTGGCCGCTTAG